The DNA sequence TAAAATCACAGACCTATAAAACCAAAGAATTACCCAAACCATTTTACGAAGAATTTACAAAAAAGTTAAACGACTCTATTCCTTCTATTGGGTCATTTATTGTTTCTCAAAATGACCGTATTATTTATGAACACTATTTTCACGGTGCAAATAAAGAAACAGTTTTTAACGTAAAATCTGTTACCAAAAGTGTAACATCCATTTTAGCTGGAATCGCAAGAGATCAAGGAATGCTTGCAGATTTAAATACACCTGTTCTAAAAATCCTTCCCGAATATGATATTTCCCGAAGTCAATTTAAAAACATTTCAGATATTGAAGGAAAGATGCTTCACGATTCTATAAGGAAAACAGTAACCTTAAGACATTTAATGACCATGCAAGGTGGTTTCGACTTCACAGAAAACAGTCAACTTTCAAGAGCGATGGGCTTATCTTCAGATCCTGTGAAATTTGTTTTAGACTTACCTTTTGAAGAATATCCTGGCGATAAATTCAATTACAGCACTGGTGAAACTTATGTTTTTGGTGCTGCTCTTTCCCGATTGGTGAAATCTAATTTGAAAGAATTTGCTGACAAAAATTTATTCAATCCTTTATCTTTAAAAATTGAAAAATGGGATACGAACGTATTAGATCGAAATCTTGCTGGTTCTGAACTTTTCATGAAACCAAATGATATGCTAAAGTTTGGAACATTAATCCTCAATAAAGGGAAAATTGGAAACAACCAAATTGTATCTCAAAAATGGATTGAAGAAGCAACGGCTGAACAAGTTAAATTAGATTCTTGGGATGTCTTACCCAATGCAAATGGTTACGGTTATTATTGGTGGCGTAGAAAAACAAACGGACATCAAGCTTTTGTAGCAGTTGGTTACGGCGGACAAATTATTTGTATTATTCCCGATTTAAAAATGGTAATTACCGCAACTTGCTTTCTTGGAGAGAAAAATAGAGGGAGAATAGAACTTAAAAAACTTCACGGTTTTATTGACGAAATAACAAAATAAAAGAGAATAAGATTCCCCACAATCATTTGGCAAAGCAGGATTTGTGGAGCCGCAAAGGAATATTAAAAACAAAAAATGAACAATACCGATTTACAACAGCACGAATCCTATATGAGAATTTGTTTAGACCTTGCCAAAATTGCAAAGCAGCGAGGCGACAGTCCTGTTGGTTCAATCATCGTACAAAATGGAGTCATTATCGGGGAAGGAATTGAAGGTGGAAAAACGCATAAAGACATTACTTTTCATGCGGAAATCGAAGCGATACGGAATGCAACAAAAAAGATAGAAAAGCAGGATTTATCAGACTGCATCATGTACACCACGCACGAACCGTGCATTATGTGTTCATATGTAATTCGACATACCAAAATCCCGATCATCGTAACAGGAATAGCAACTGGAGAAATTGGTGGATTTAGTTCTAAACTGCCTTTGCTTTTAGACACCACCATTAAAAAATGGTCCACTCCTCCGATTTTAATAAAAGGAATATTGGAAAAGGAATGTGCAGCATTGCACAACTAAATTCTTCTACCAGCTGGAAAACAATTGAGCATCGGTAATTGAAAACATTGCTATAATCGATAGTCATCATTTCAACTGATGATCACCTACTCTATTTTTTTCTGCTAAATTTGTAAGATGTAATTTCACTTTAGGAATCACATTAGAAACCCTTTCTCTCCATTATTTAAATTCTAAAAACATGGAACATCAAGATAAAAACCAAGTCATTCTTTTAGCCGAAAGACCAGCCGGAATCCCTACAGAAAGCACCTTCGAATTAAAAGAAATCGGAATGCCCGAATTAAAAAAGGGTGAAGTATTTGTCAAACTTCTTTACGTTTCGGTAGATCCGGGAATGCGTGGATTTATGAATAAAGGAACCGACGATGCCATCGGATTAAAATTTGAAATAGGCTTTCCAATCACGAGCAGATCGGTTGCACAAGTTGTAGAAAGTAAAAGCGGTGAATTTGCGAAAGGCGATATCGTTAGTAGTCGTTTACCATGGCAAATCTACCAAACCATCGATGCTAAAAAAGTAGAGAAAGTAGATCCTACTTTAGGTTCAATTTCTACGGCAGTCGGTGTTTTAGGAGTTCCCGGACTTGCTGCTTATTTTGGTCTTGAAAAAATCGGAGAAATAAAAAAAGGACAAACCGTTGTAGTTTCTGGTGCAGCAGGTGGCGTTGGAAGTATCGCAGTACAAATCGCCAAAATAAAAGGTTGCCGAGTAATCGGAATCGCAGGATCTGAAAAGAAAATCGAATATCTGGAAAAAGAAATTGGTATTGATGTCGGCATCAATTATAAAAAAACCGATGATTTAGCGAAAGCGATCTCCGAGGCTTGTCCAAATGGTGTCGATATATTTTTCGACAATGTTGGTGGGAAAACATTCGATGCGGTTTTGGGTTCGATTAACAAACATGCGCGTTTGGTTATTTGCGGTGAGATTTCCGATTACAATGAAAATCATCCGCCACAAGGACCGCGACCTCATCATATTCTGATTCAAAAAAGCGCCAGAATGGAAGGTTATGTTGTCTTCGATTTTATGGATGAATTTGAAAGTGCCAAAAAGGAAATTTCGCAATGGCTCAAAAGTGGCGAATTAAAATACAGAGAAAACCTCATCGAAGGATTTGAAAATATTCCTGCTGCATTTATCGGTTTATTTAAGGGTGAAAATATCGGCAAACAAATGGTGAAAGTTTCTGATGTAACCTCATCATAATATCCCAAACCAAATTTTCTAAACTTACTTTTACAAAATTTCCTTTTGATCTTTTTCCTAAAAAAATAATCAGGAAAATTTCTTTACATGATGCAGTAAAATAGCAACGCTATGTTGCATTTCAGATTCGTCTAAATGTCCGAAACCAAGGCGCATTGCGCTTAACTGCCGATTTTGATACAACAAGGTTTTAGGAATAAACAGATTATCTTTGGCACAACCATTACTTAATTGCAGAAGATTGATGGGCAACTGCCATTCTCCCCAAACTGCCAAACCTCCTGATGGTTTTTTAAACTGCAAATAGCCTTCAAAGTTGTTCTCTAAAAGTGCTGTAAAAGTATCTCTGCGCTGATGGTAAACTTTTATTGATTTTTTTAGATGCCGATGGATTTCACCTTCCTCAATCATTTCTCCCAAAACCTGCTCCATCAAGACATCTCCCTGTCGGTCAATAATTCCTAAATACTTTCGCATTTCATCCATCAAATTTTCCGGAGCCACGATAAAACCCGTTCTGAAGCCGGGTGCAAGAGATTTACCAAACGAACCAACATAAATAACCATTCCGTTGGTATCTGCACTTGCCAAAGGTAGTACCGCGCTTTTATCATAATGAAAATCATAATCGTAATCATCTTCCAAAATCACAAATCCGAATTCATTCGCCAAATCCAAAAGTTCAATTCTGCGTTGTGCGCTCAATGTAACTGTTGTAGGATAATGATGATGTGGTGTAAGATATAGCATTCTCACACTATGTTTTCTGCACAAATCCCGAACGGCATCAACTTGAATCCCTTCGTTATCAATAGGAACCTGAAGAATTCGAGCACCTGATTTCTGAAAAATCATATTCACAGAAAAATAACTCAATGAAGCCACAACCACAATGTCATCAACAGCCAGTAAAATTTCAGAAATAATATAAACACTCATTTCCGTACTTCTGGTAATAAGCACATTGTTTTTAGAAATATGCAGTCCTCGGGATAAGTTGAGAAAATTAGAAAGGTTTTCTTTAAAGTATTCGCTTCCGTCCTGATTGTAATAACCCAGTTTACGCCGATTGCTTTTGCGTTTCATACTCGAACTGTACAAGCGGGATAAATGATCAACTTGTGTCAGTCTTATATCTGGCGTTCCATCATTAAAAACATATTCACATTTTGAGTGTTCAAAAGGATTATCCAGCAAACTTGACTTTTTAAAAGAATAACCGGTATTTCCTGGATAAGTGGCTAGCTTATTTTGTAAAAAAGGTTGAAAACGATTGGGTTTACTGTCTTTTCTACTCAAAACAAATGTTCCCTTATTAGGTCGGGTTTCTACCCAACCTTGAGCATCCAGTTCATCATAAACTGCTACGATAGTTTTGCGGTGTACTTCCACAATTTCACTTAACACCCGTGTTCCAGGTAATTTTGTTCCTTCTATAAGATATCCTCGTTGAATAGCATTGATGAGTTGATTGGCAATTTGCATGTAAACGGCAGTAGCCGATTCACGATCGATATGTACAAAACTTTGATAAGGAATTAAAACCGGACTACCCATAATACGAAAAGTGGCACCATTTGATTGACCGGAAAGATACTACTTTTGGCAAAATAAAAAAATAAGATGTACAATTTACTTCAACAACTTGTAAATAATAATGAATTGCATGCAAAATGGTTAAATACCTTATCCTTTATGGAAAATGCTGGTGCGAGGAAAATCTCTTTATGTGAGCATCCAACAAAAGTTAATATCATCCAACTTAAACATGCAGCAGAAGAACACCGACACGCGTATTATTTAAAAAAGCAAATTGGCAAAATCAATTTTCAAATTTGTTCGAGCTATGATAATCGTGAACTCCTCGCTGCTAAAGCAACCCGTTACTATTTACATCAATTAGATATTCAAACCTGTCGCTATCTGAAAGAAAATTTTCAATTATCAGGAGAGGAATTGAAATATGCGGCCTATCTGTTTGTGACCTATGCGATTGAAGTACGTGCCGATGAACTGTATCCTCAATACCAGCAAGTGCTTACTGAAAAAGGACATAAAGTAATGGTGAAATCAATCATACTGGAAGAAGAAGGACATCTTGAAGAAATGATTCAGCAACTGAAAAACTTTCATACGGATTGGGAAAAGTATGCTGTTGCTATTCTGACTTTAGAACACAAACTTTTTGATAACTGGATTATTTGTATTGAAAAAGAGATTAGCAATGCTTAACACCTTATCAAAACTTAAAGACAGTTTAGAAAAGCGAAATAAGGAAAATGTATTAAGATCGTTAAATCCAGAAAAACAAGGGATTGATTTTTATTCAAATGATTATTTGGGATTGGCACAAAATGCAACATTTCAGGAAATCCTTTTAAAAGAAATCAATCAACAACCTCATCTTTTAAAAGGTGCGACAGGATCAAGATTAATCAGTGGTAATTCGAATTTCACGATGGAAGTTGAAGCTTATATAGCAAATAAGCACAAAGTAGAAAGTGCCTTACTTTTACCTTCGGGCTTTGTCGCAAATGTCGCTTTATTTTCGGCCATACCTCAACGTGGAGATATCGTTTTGATGGATGAATTCATTCACAGATCAGTGCGTGACGGCCTAAGATTGTCCAATGCAAAAAGATCAAAATTTGCACATAATGATTTAGACCATTTAGAAAAATTATTAAAAGAGGCAAAAGGAAACTGTTTTATAGCGGTTGAAAGTTTGTATTCCATGGAAGGTGATTTCGCTCCTTTAGAAAAACTGACAGAACTTGCTGAACGATACAATGCGTTTTTAATTGTTGATGAAGCACACGCATTCGGAGTTTTCGGATATGGATTAGTTGCTCAAAAAAACTTACATAAAAAAGTATTTGCCACCGTTGTAACCTACGGAAAAGGTATGGGAATGCACGGAGCAGCGATATTGGGAAATCAAACAATGATCTCATATCTCGTTAATTTTTCTTCTCCGGTTATTTATACGACAGGTAGCAATGATTTTCATGCGATGAGTATCAAAAAGGGATATCAATTTCTGGAAAACAATTCAAATTTGAGCCAAAAGCTACAGGAAAACATCAGTGAATTTAGAAAGATCAATCTGCCTACACTATCGGATGTTCAAAGTCCTATTCAGATTTTACCAATGCGAAATATTTCATCAGCAAAAAAATTACAACAACATTTAGAAAATAAAGGATTTTTAACTTTTGCGGCTGTAGCTCCAACCGTAAAGGAAGGTGAAGAACGATTGCGGATTTGCCTGCATTCTTTTAATTCAAAAGAAGAAATTAATCAGTTAACCACTATTATCAAGGAATTTATTTAACACAGATAATAGAATAAAAACTTTTGTGTCTTTTGTGGTTTAAAAAGAAATCAGACAATTACTTAAAACATGAACACTCCAAAAAAATTATTTGTAACCGGAATCGGTACTGGAATCGGCAAAACGATTTGTTCCGCTATACTCGTTGAATATTTAAAAGCAGATTACTGGAAACCCATTCAATCTGGAGATTTAGACCAAACAGACAGTATGCTTGTTCAAAGTCTTGTCAATAATAAAATTACAATCCATCCCGAAAGACACCGTTTTAAACTGGCAGCTTCACCGCATAAATCAGCTGCCCAAGAAAACATCTCCATACATCTGGAAGACTTTGAATTACCAGAAACTGAAAATCATCTGATTGTAGAAGGAGCCGGTGGATTGTGGGTTCCGCTTTCCGATGAGGTTTTCATGCTGGATCTTATCAAAAAATTAAAGTTACCGGTAGTTCTGGTCGCTAAAGATTATTTGGGATGCATCAATCATACTTTATTATCGATCGAAAGCTTACGAAAAAATTCTATACCAATCGCTTATTTCATTTTTAATGGAACTTTTGATGAAGACACTTTTCGCGTCATTAAAAAATATCTTGATGAAGACACACAAATTTTACATATTCCAAATTTAAAAACAATCGAACCCAACACCATTCGAGAAATCGCTAACAAATTAAAAAACATCTAACGACATGCAAACAACAAAACAATTGAGACACGACTGGACCAAAGAAGAAATTATTAGCATTTACCATCAACCCTTATTAGAACTGGTTTACCAAGCTGCAACGATCCATCGGGAATGGCATAAACCTTCGGAAATCCAAGTCTGCACCTTACTTTCTGTAAAAACAGGTGGATGTCCCGAAGATTGTTCCTACTGCGGCCAGGCAGCGCGATATCACACCGACATTAAAGTACAGGCACTTTTACCAACAGAAACCGTGATTGCACATGCGCAAAAAGCAAAAGACGGAGGATCTTCCCGTTTCTGTATGGCGGCAGCTTGGCGTGAAGTACGTAACAACAGAGATTTTGACCGCATCATTGACATGGTAAAAGGCGTAAATGATTTAGGTCTTGAAGTATGTTGTACTCTGGGAATGCTTACTGAAGAGCAAGCTTTGAGATTACAGGAAGCTGGACTTTATGCCTATAATCACAATTTAGATACTTCGGAAGAATATTACGATGAAATTATTTCTACCCGAAAATTTGACAATCGCATCAATACCATCAACAACGTAAGAAAAGCAGGAATCACTGTTTGTTCTGGTGGAATTATCGGTTTAGGTGAAACACATATTGACCGAATTTCAATGTTGTTGACTTTGGCTACAATGCCCAAACATCCGGAATCCGTTCCTGTAAATGCACTGGCAAGAGTAAAAGGAACACCTCTTGAAGATCTTCCAAAAGTGGCTATTTGGGATATGGTAAGAATGATTGCTACTGCACGAATTATTATGCCGGCTTCAGTAGTCCGTTTAAGTGCCGGAAGAATTGAAATGTCAGAAGAAGAACAAGCTTGGTGTTTTATGGCTGGAGCCAATTCTATTTTTACGGGAGAACGCGAAACCTTACTGGTTACTCCAAATCCTGGTCTTTCAGAAGATATGGCAATGTTTAACAATTTGGGATTAAAACCGATGATTAAAGAAAAAGAATCTGCATGCACAACAATTTAAAAGAAAGAGACAAAGCAGTAAACTGGCATCCTTATACCCAAATGAAAACTGCCACTGACATCATTCCGATCGTTAGAGGTCAAGGCGCTTATCTTTTTGACGACAAGGGAAATCGATACATCGATGCAGTTTCTTCCTGGTGGGTTACGCTTCACGGACACGCTCATCCTTATATTGCACAAAGAGTTTCTGAACAGTTGCATGTTCTGGAGCAGGTAATTTTTGCAGGTTTTACGCATGGACCTGCCGTACAACTTTCTGAAAATCTATTAAAGTTATTGCCCGAAAACCAAAATAAAGTTTTCTATACTGACAATGGCTCTACCGCAATTGAAGTCGCCTTAAAAATGTGTATTCAATACGCCCATAATCAAGGTTTAAAAAAGAACAAGATTTTAGCGTTTAACAATTCTTATCATGGCGATACCTTTGGTGCAATGTCAGTCAGCAGTCGTAGTGTTTGGACGCAGCCTTTTGGCGAAATGCTTTTTGAAGTTATTTTTATCGATGTCCCTACACAAGACAATCTTCCGGAAATAAAGAAAATCATTGACGAACACCTGGATCAGTTGGCTTGTTTTGTTTATGAACCTCTTGTACAAGGAGCGGCTGGAATGTTAATGCACGAACCTGAAGATTTGAGTGCCTTAATGACTTACTGCCGTTCAAAGAATCTTCTAATGATTCAGGATGAAATTTTTGTAGGCTTCGGCCGAACTGGAAAATTGTTTGCAACAGATTATTTAACGGAAAAACCAGATATCATGTGCTTCTCAAAAGGATTAACTGGTGGCACTTTTCCGTTGGGAATTACAACTTGTTCAAATGCTATTTTTGATTCTTTTTATTCCGATGATGCGTACAAAACCTTATTTCACGGACATTCTTTTACCGCAAATCCTTTAGCCTGCACCGCTGCATTAGCCAGTATGGAATTGCTTTTAAGAAAAGAAACCCAGGAAGACATCCAGCGAATTTGCAATGAGCATGAACTATTTGCAAAAGAAATATCTGCACATCCCAACATAAAAAATGTCCGACAACGTGGCACTATTCTGGCCCTGGAGCTACAGATTATCCAAGAAACTTCTTATTTCAACAAACAGCATGAACGACTCTATCCGTATTTTTTAAGTCAGGGGATTATATTACGGCCATTGGGGAATATTCTCTATTTGGTCCCTCCCTACTGTATTTCAACAGCTGATTTAAGATACATTTATCAAACCATCATAAAGGCATTGGACTTATAAAAATCAAAAAGCTATCGATTTCCCGGTAGCTTTTTTTGAATTAAATCGTTTTATATTTCATTTCGGTGGAAGATAGATTTTGCCGAAACCAAAAATTCCTATGCTGGTTTATATAAAATTTCCTTTTGATCTTTTTTAATGTAAAGGTTCCAATAAGCTTCAGCGATTAAATCGGGATCGAAAAAGGTTCCTGCTTTTACAACACCTCCGATCGTAACGGTTGCGACATGAATACCAAACGGCGACAATTCATCTGCTAAAGTGAAGGTAAGATTTCGCAACCCCGCTTTACTTATTGAAGCAGAAGCTCTGGATGGAACTGGATTTAAAGCCAACATACCACCTGTAAATAAAATGGTTCCTTTCTTACGTTCCATCATTTGAGGGATGACTTGCTGAGCACTTATCAAAGCACCTGCAACATTGGCTTTGAAATCGTTCAGTAATTCATTCTGAGTTAAAACAGAAGGATTATTGATTGAATTAGCGCCTGCATTATATATTAAAACATCCGGATTTCCGTAGGTTGAATTAATTTGATTGAAAGCCGAAATGATAGATTCCGGGACTGAAGCATCAGCGATAATTCCGTGGGCTTCAATATTTTTCTTCTGAAGTTCAGCAATCTGCAAGTCCAAAGATTCCTGTTTTCTTGAAATAAGAATGACCTTAAATCCGTTGGTTCCAAATTTTCTTGCGACACCTGCACTTACTCCTAGCCCGGCTCCTACGATTACTAATAATGATTTGTTTTCCATGATTTTATTCTTTTAAAATAATTCCATTACAAAGTT is a window from the Kaistella flava (ex Peng et al. 2021) genome containing:
- the bioB gene encoding biotin synthase BioB, translated to MQTTKQLRHDWTKEEIISIYHQPLLELVYQAATIHREWHKPSEIQVCTLLSVKTGGCPEDCSYCGQAARYHTDIKVQALLPTETVIAHAQKAKDGGSSRFCMAAAWREVRNNRDFDRIIDMVKGVNDLGLEVCCTLGMLTEEQALRLQEAGLYAYNHNLDTSEEYYDEIISTRKFDNRINTINNVRKAGITVCSGGIIGLGETHIDRISMLLTLATMPKHPESVPVNALARVKGTPLEDLPKVAIWDMVRMIATARIIMPASVVRLSAGRIEMSEEEQAWCFMAGANSIFTGERETLLVTPNPGLSEDMAMFNNLGLKPMIKEKESACTTI
- a CDS encoding serine hydrolase domain-containing protein → MNYKSISYISILSFLIFFSFTLKSQTYKTKELPKPFYEEFTKKLNDSIPSIGSFIVSQNDRIIYEHYFHGANKETVFNVKSVTKSVTSILAGIARDQGMLADLNTPVLKILPEYDISRSQFKNISDIEGKMLHDSIRKTVTLRHLMTMQGGFDFTENSQLSRAMGLSSDPVKFVLDLPFEEYPGDKFNYSTGETYVFGAALSRLVKSNLKEFADKNLFNPLSLKIEKWDTNVLDRNLAGSELFMKPNDMLKFGTLILNKGKIGNNQIVSQKWIEEATAEQVKLDSWDVLPNANGYGYYWWRRKTNGHQAFVAVGYGGQIICIIPDLKMVITATCFLGEKNRGRIELKKLHGFIDEITK
- a CDS encoding SDR family NAD(P)-dependent oxidoreductase, encoding MENKSLLVIVGAGLGVSAGVARKFGTNGFKVILISRKQESLDLQIAELQKKNIEAHGIIADASVPESIISAFNQINSTYGNPDVLIYNAGANSINNPSVLTQNELLNDFKANVAGALISAQQVIPQMMERKKGTILFTGGMLALNPVPSRASASISKAGLRNLTFTLADELSPFGIHVATVTIGGVVKAGTFFDPDLIAEAYWNLYIKKDQKEILYKPA
- the bioD gene encoding dethiobiotin synthase, whose translation is MNTPKKLFVTGIGTGIGKTICSAILVEYLKADYWKPIQSGDLDQTDSMLVQSLVNNKITIHPERHRFKLAASPHKSAAQENISIHLEDFELPETENHLIVEGAGGLWVPLSDEVFMLDLIKKLKLPVVLVAKDYLGCINHTLLSIESLRKNSIPIAYFIFNGTFDEDTFRVIKKYLDEDTQILHIPNLKTIEPNTIREIANKLKNI
- a CDS encoding aminotransferase class I/II-fold pyridoxal phosphate-dependent enzyme, coding for MLNTLSKLKDSLEKRNKENVLRSLNPEKQGIDFYSNDYLGLAQNATFQEILLKEINQQPHLLKGATGSRLISGNSNFTMEVEAYIANKHKVESALLLPSGFVANVALFSAIPQRGDIVLMDEFIHRSVRDGLRLSNAKRSKFAHNDLDHLEKLLKEAKGNCFIAVESLYSMEGDFAPLEKLTELAERYNAFLIVDEAHAFGVFGYGLVAQKNLHKKVFATVVTYGKGMGMHGAAILGNQTMISYLVNFSSPVIYTTGSNDFHAMSIKKGYQFLENNSNLSQKLQENISEFRKINLPTLSDVQSPIQILPMRNISSAKKLQQHLENKGFLTFAAVAPTVKEGEERLRICLHSFNSKEEINQLTTIIKEFI
- the bioA gene encoding adenosylmethionine--8-amino-7-oxononanoate transaminase; translation: MHNNLKERDKAVNWHPYTQMKTATDIIPIVRGQGAYLFDDKGNRYIDAVSSWWVTLHGHAHPYIAQRVSEQLHVLEQVIFAGFTHGPAVQLSENLLKLLPENQNKVFYTDNGSTAIEVALKMCIQYAHNQGLKKNKILAFNNSYHGDTFGAMSVSSRSVWTQPFGEMLFEVIFIDVPTQDNLPEIKKIIDEHLDQLACFVYEPLVQGAAGMLMHEPEDLSALMTYCRSKNLLMIQDEIFVGFGRTGKLFATDYLTEKPDIMCFSKGLTGGTFPLGITTCSNAIFDSFYSDDAYKTLFHGHSFTANPLACTAALASMELLLRKETQEDIQRICNEHELFAKEISAHPNIKNVRQRGTILALELQIIQETSYFNKQHERLYPYFLSQGIILRPLGNILYLVPPYCISTADLRYIYQTIIKALDL
- a CDS encoding nucleoside deaminase, with amino-acid sequence MNNTDLQQHESYMRICLDLAKIAKQRGDSPVGSIIVQNGVIIGEGIEGGKTHKDITFHAEIEAIRNATKKIEKQDLSDCIMYTTHEPCIMCSYVIRHTKIPIIVTGIATGEIGGFSSKLPLLLDTTIKKWSTPPILIKGILEKECAALHN
- a CDS encoding PLP-dependent aminotransferase family protein; this translates as MGSPVLIPYQSFVHIDRESATAVYMQIANQLINAIQRGYLIEGTKLPGTRVLSEIVEVHRKTIVAVYDELDAQGWVETRPNKGTFVLSRKDSKPNRFQPFLQNKLATYPGNTGYSFKKSSLLDNPFEHSKCEYVFNDGTPDIRLTQVDHLSRLYSSSMKRKSNRRKLGYYNQDGSEYFKENLSNFLNLSRGLHISKNNVLITRSTEMSVYIISEILLAVDDIVVVASLSYFSVNMIFQKSGARILQVPIDNEGIQVDAVRDLCRKHSVRMLYLTPHHHYPTTVTLSAQRRIELLDLANEFGFVILEDDYDYDFHYDKSAVLPLASADTNGMVIYVGSFGKSLAPGFRTGFIVAPENLMDEMRKYLGIIDRQGDVLMEQVLGEMIEEGEIHRHLKKSIKVYHQRRDTFTALLENNFEGYLQFKKPSGGLAVWGEWQLPINLLQLSNGCAKDNLFIPKTLLYQNRQLSAMRLGFGHLDESEMQHSVAILLHHVKKFS
- a CDS encoding NADP-dependent oxidoreductase; amino-acid sequence: MEHQDKNQVILLAERPAGIPTESTFELKEIGMPELKKGEVFVKLLYVSVDPGMRGFMNKGTDDAIGLKFEIGFPITSRSVAQVVESKSGEFAKGDIVSSRLPWQIYQTIDAKKVEKVDPTLGSISTAVGVLGVPGLAAYFGLEKIGEIKKGQTVVVSGAAGGVGSIAVQIAKIKGCRVIGIAGSEKKIEYLEKEIGIDVGINYKKTDDLAKAISEACPNGVDIFFDNVGGKTFDAVLGSINKHARLVICGEISDYNENHPPQGPRPHHILIQKSARMEGYVVFDFMDEFESAKKEISQWLKSGELKYRENLIEGFENIPAAFIGLFKGENIGKQMVKVSDVTSS